A window from Manis javanica isolate MJ-LG chromosome 10, MJ_LKY, whole genome shotgun sequence encodes these proteins:
- the LOC118971924 gene encoding LOW QUALITY PROTEIN: olfactory receptor 6C70-like (The sequence of the model RefSeq protein was modified relative to this genomic sequence to represent the inferred CDS: substituted 1 base at 1 genomic stop codon), whose product MRNHSMQTEFILLGLTDNPELQVVVFLFLFFTYIFSVTGNLTIIILTLLDSHLKTPMYFFLRNFSRLEISFTTVCIPRFLVSLVTKDRTISYMSCMTQLFFFIFLGVTEFYLLAAMSYDCYVAICKPLHYTTIVSNRVCYQLVFSSWVTGFLIIFPPMILXLKLEFCASNVIDHFICDSSPILQISCSDTYFLELMCFLLAIVTLMVTLMLVILSYGYIIKTILKFPSIQQRTKAFSTCSSHMIVVSISYGSCIFMYIKPSANDRVTLSKGVAVLNTSVAPLLNPFIYTLRNQQVKQAFKDMVQKLTFGQTNEKILKKMNKILPYLDLLCLILRICRLY is encoded by the coding sequence ATGAGAAACCATTCAATGCAGACAGAGTTCATTCTTTTGGGTCTGACAGATAACCCTGAGTTGCAAGTTGTAGTTTTCCTCTTTCTATTTTTTACCTACATATTTAGCGTCACAGGAAACTTAACCATCATTATTCTTACTCTTCTGGATTCCCACCTTAAGACACCAATGTATTTCTTCCTAAGGAATTTTTCCCGTTTAGAAATCTCATTCACAACTGTTTGTATTCCAAGATTTCTGGTGAGCCTTGTAACAAAAGACAGGACTATTTCCTATATGAGTTGTATgactcagttattttttttcatctttttgggAGTAACTGAATTTTACCTTCTGGCTGCCATGTCCTATGACTGCTATGTGGCTATATGTAAACCCCTGCATTATACCACCATCGTGAGCAACAGAGTTTGCTACCAACTTGTATTCAGCTCCTGGGTAACTGGATTCCTGATTATCTTTCCTCCAATGATCTTGTGACTCAAGTTGGAATTCTGTGCTTCCAATGTCATTGATCATTTTATTTGTGATTCATCTCCCATCCTGCAGATCTCTTGTTCTGATACATATTTCCTAGAGCTAATGTGTTTTCTCTTGGCTATTGTCACACTAATGGTCACACTGATGTTAGTGATTCTCTCTTATGGCTACATCATCAAAACAATTCTCAAATTCCCTTCTATTCAGCAAAGGACCAAAGCCTTTTCTACCTGTTCTTCCCACATGATTGTAGTTTCCATCTCTTATGGTAGCTGTATCTTCATGTACATAAAACCATCAGCAAATGATAGAGTGACTTTAAGCAAAGGAGTAGCTGTGCTCAATACCTCAGTTGCCCCCTTATTGAATCCTTTCATTTACACCTTAAGGAACCAGCAAGTGAAACAGGCATTTAAGGACATGGTCCAGAAACTTACATTTGgtcaaacaaatgagaaaattctaaaaaaa